The Pleuronectes platessa chromosome 10, fPlePla1.1, whole genome shotgun sequence genome contains a region encoding:
- the msmp2 gene encoding prostate-associated microseminoprotein — protein MANTAGGVLLTLLMFLSASVRCLAYNSGECYFNTKGSCEYMGAVYGIGETWETGDCYQCVCMEPFGVGCCDQGAKPVDYPDWCEIIRKPDSCTSVAVMRANHKLPCLWGRGRLRPAAGRPWKSDNDPLF, from the exons atgGCAAATACTGCAGGAGGAGTACTCTTGACTTTACTCATGTTCCTGAGTGCTAGTGTGCGATGTCTTGCATATAACAGCGGGGAGTGCTACTTCAACACCAAAG GGAGCTGTGAATACATGGGAGCGGTGTATGGGATCGGAGAGACCTGGGAAACCGGTGACTGTTACCAGTGTGTCTGCATGGAGCCTTTCGGGGTCGGATGCTGTGATCA GGGGGCTAAACCTGTGGACTATCCAGACTGGTGTGAGATCATCCGTAAACCTGACTCTTGCACTAGTGTTGCAGTGATGAGAGCCAATCATAAACTACCATGTCTCTGGGGACGTGGACGTCTCAGACCAGCTGCAGGTCGACCGTGGAAATCAGACAATGATCCTTTATTTTGA
- the nbn gene encoding nibrin isoform X2, with product MWILTPLQPGGETHYLMASKEYVVGRKNCEILLANDQSISRAHAHLTLTDQTLMLKDTSKYGTSVNGKRLTENTSVNLKSGDYVTFGAFNSKFSLEHQNPVVCSSCLDSDGKRSLSQALLALGGKPVNTWTQDCTHLVMPTVKVTIKTISAVLCCRPIVKPEFFLEFNKAVQQKLAPPKAESFIPEIDEPSLSKQDVNLGVIPARKQLFTEKTFVFLSAKQLNRLSGAVGFGKGKIRLLEEGALPRDLLESPQSCVVDVTTGSSQTLLSSSATEWATSVNNIVQRKGLRVITESEIGLAAIFASCDKYCNPSSLQPDSESAPKVTPRIPSASLSQSMAVNETVLPAASQNITAYAVNTEPFERSAPCNVTGVTAVRETPEKKHDGSKVHAERMSAPSIVAETMSSSYNTVNNTDSQRKKPESKPTVAGRSGIMPQPSTPWNNGGMKTFPQKLSPRKLKPPAQVSPQKQSTLTSFFQSSNKKRPLDDDFSEVMSEAKRSVKASSISRKPAPNTSVTSKETSQTPLGSGAHLFAGRSEDRVSHAAQEEPQSRKRKEMEAEIQMDELESLMSEDMDFFDEPPSGKQGQHAQPQRQSSTGQRQGFNVEEAPSSSKKQRVHAEDSEANRRPLENQSGSNKNQCKQSEQFTVSIKKENVDPSENTTTNHESIQSNNVQHNTPSYIEDIELLEGENSEPKEETKTPLKAVVLKQEVSRVDEGLPKKLLLVEFRSLTMSAPPKIKPKQMLSNGCAKNFKCFRKSQAPGAEILRHIISGSELLVHSRGKNSDLDEWLKDAAEEELQSRRDETVGDDLFRYNPTKQTKRR from the exons ATGTGGATCCTGACTCCGCTGCAGCCTGGAG gtgagacacactaTCTCATGGCCAGTAAAGAGTACGTGGTCGGGCGCAAGAACTGTGAGATCCTTCTTGCCAACGACCAGTCCATCAGCAGGGCTCACGCTCACCTCACTCTGACTGACCAG aCCCTGATGTTGAAAGACACCTCCAAGTACGGCACTTCTGTCAACGGCAAGAGATTGACAGAGAACACGTCAGTGAACCTGAAGTCAGGGGACTATGTAACATTTGGGGCTTTTAACAGCAAGTTCAG TTTGGAGCATCAGAATCCAGTGGTGTGTTCATCATGTTTGGACAGTGATGGCAAGAGGTCCCTCTCTCAGGCCCTGCTGGCTCTGGGTGGCAAGCCGGTCAACACATGGACTCAGGACTGCACACACCTGGTTATGCCCACTGTGAAAGTCACCATCAAG ACCATttctgctgtgctgtgctgccGTCCCATCGTGAAACCAGAGTTCTTCTTGGAGTTCAACAAAGCTGTGCAGCAAAAACTGGCGCCGCCTAAAGCCGAGAG CTTCATCCCTGAGATCGATGAGCCCAGTCTCAGTAAACAGGACGTTAACCTTGGAGTGATTCCAGCTCGCAAACAGCTTTTTACTGAGAAGACCTTTGTGTTCCTCAGTGCCAAACAG CTGAATCGTCTGAGTGGAGCCGTGGGTTTTGGAAAAGGAAAGATTCGGCTGCTGGAGGAGGGCGCTCTGCCCCGGGACCTGCTGGAGTCTCCACAAAGCTGTGTGGTCGATGTCACAACAGGCAGCTCCCAAACCCTGCTGTCTTCCTCTGCCACAGAGTGGGCAACCTCAGTGAATAACATTGTTCAAAG AAAAGGCCTTCGGGTCATCACGGAGTCTGAGATCGGATTGGCTGCCATCTTTGCTTCCTGTGACAAGTACTGCAATCCATCCAGTCTACAGCCAGACTCAG agtcTGCACCAAAAGTGACACCCAGAATCCCGAGTGCGTCGCTGTCACAGAGCATGGCGGTGAACGAGACTGTGTTACCGGCTGCCTCACAAAATATCACAGCGTATGCAGTGAACACGGAGCCATTCGAACG GTCGGCTCCATGTAACGTGACAGGGGTGACGGCAGTAAGAGAAACTCCTGAGAAGAAACACGATGGATCCAAAGTCCACGCTGAGAGGATGTCCGCTCCGAGCATCGTGGCTGAAACAATGAGCTCATCGTATAACACTGTTAACAACACTGACTCACAGAGGAAGAAGCCTGAGTCCAAACCGACAG TTGCAGGGCGTAGTGGCATCATGCCCCAACCATCCACTCCCTGGAACAATGGTGGCATGAAGACATTTCCACAGAAGTTGTCTCCTCGGAAACTAAAACCTCCTGCGCAGGTTTCACCACAGAAACAGTCGACTCTGACGAGCTTCTTCCAGTCGTCCAATAAGAAACG GCCTTTGGACGATGATTTCTCTGAGGTTATGTCAGAGGCGAAGCGGTCTGTAAAGGCATCGTCCATCAGCAGGAAGCCGGCACCGAACACCTCAGTGACGTCTAAAGAAACATCTCAGACTCCGCTGGGGTCTGGAGCTCATCTGTTCGCAGGACGGTCGGAGGACAGGGTCTCCCACGCTGCTCAGGAGGAGCCCCAGAGtagaaagaggaaggagatggaaGCAGAGATACAGATGGATGAACTGGAGTCCCTTATGTCCGAAGATATGGATTTCTTTGATGAGCCACCCTCAGGCAAACAAGGGCAGCACGCACAGCCTCAAAGGCAAAGTTCCACTGGACAGAGACAAGGTTTTAATGTGGAGGAGGCTCCATCTTCAAGCAAGAAGCAGCGCGTCCATGCAGAAGACAGTGAGGCCAACAGACGGCCACTGGAAAACCAGTCCGGTTCAAACAAAAACCAGTGCAAACAATCCGAACAGTTTACCGTCTCCATCAAGAAGGAGAATGTTGATccttcagaaaacacaacaactaaTCATGAGTCCATTCAAAGTAACAACGTTCAACATAATACACCGTCTTACATTGAG GATATTGAACTACTCGAAGGAGAGAATTCTGAGCCCAAAGAAGAGACCAAGACGCCTCTGAAAGCAGTCGTCCTTAAACAAGAG GTGTCCCGGGTTGATGAAGGCCTTCCTAAAAAGCTGTTGTTGGTGGAGTTTCGATCTCTCACCATGTCCGCGCCTCCGAAGATCAAACCAAAGCAGATGCTCAGCAACGGCTGCGCAAAGAACTTCAAATGTTTCCGCAAG agCCAAGCTCCAGGTGCAGAGATCTTGCGGCACATCATCTCCGGGTCTGAACTGCTGGTTCACAGCAGGGGCAAGAACTCTGATCTGGACGAATGGCTGAAAGATGCAGCGGAG gaaGAGCTTCAGAGCAGACGGGACGAGACTGTGGGAGACGACCTCTTCAG GTACAACCCTACCAAGCAAACCAAGAGGAGATGA
- the nbn gene encoding nibrin isoform X1, whose protein sequence is MWILTPLQPGGETHYLMASKEYVVGRKNCEILLANDQSISRAHAHLTLTDQTLMLKDTSKYGTSVNGKRLTENTSVNLKSGDYVTFGAFNSKFSLEHQNPVVCSSCLDSDGKRSLSQALLALGGKPVNTWTQDCTHLVMPTVKVTIKTISAVLCCRPIVKPEFFLEFNKAVQQKLAPPKAESFIPEIDEPSLSKQDVNLGVIPARKQLFTEKTFVFLSAKQLNRLSGAVGFGKGKIRLLEEGALPRDLLESPQSCVVDVTTGSSQTLLSSSATEWATSVNNIVQRKGLRVITESEIGLAAIFASCDKYCNPSSLQPDSESAPKVTPRIPSASLSQSMAVNETVLPAASQNITAYAVNTEPFERSAPCNVTGVTAVRETPEKKHDGSKVHAERMSAPSIVAETMSSSYNTVNNTDSQRKKPESKPTVAGRSGIMPQPSTPWNNGGMKTFPQKLSPRKLKPPAQVSPQKQSTLTSFFQSSNKKRPLDDDFSEVMSEAKRSVKASSISRKPAPNTSVTSKETSQTPLGSGAHLFAGRSEDRVSHAAQEEPQSRKRKEMEAEIQMDELESLMSEDMDFFDEPPSGKQGQHAQPQRQSSTGQRQGFNVEEAPSSSKKQRVHAEDSEANRRPLENQSGSNKNQCKQSEQFTVSIKKENVDPSENTTTNHESIQSNNVQHNTPSYIEDIELLEGENSEPKEETKTPLKAVVLKQEVQVSRVDEGLPKKLLLVEFRSLTMSAPPKIKPKQMLSNGCAKNFKCFRKSQAPGAEILRHIISGSELLVHSRGKNSDLDEWLKDAAEEELQSRRDETVGDDLFRYNPTKQTKRR, encoded by the exons ATGTGGATCCTGACTCCGCTGCAGCCTGGAG gtgagacacactaTCTCATGGCCAGTAAAGAGTACGTGGTCGGGCGCAAGAACTGTGAGATCCTTCTTGCCAACGACCAGTCCATCAGCAGGGCTCACGCTCACCTCACTCTGACTGACCAG aCCCTGATGTTGAAAGACACCTCCAAGTACGGCACTTCTGTCAACGGCAAGAGATTGACAGAGAACACGTCAGTGAACCTGAAGTCAGGGGACTATGTAACATTTGGGGCTTTTAACAGCAAGTTCAG TTTGGAGCATCAGAATCCAGTGGTGTGTTCATCATGTTTGGACAGTGATGGCAAGAGGTCCCTCTCTCAGGCCCTGCTGGCTCTGGGTGGCAAGCCGGTCAACACATGGACTCAGGACTGCACACACCTGGTTATGCCCACTGTGAAAGTCACCATCAAG ACCATttctgctgtgctgtgctgccGTCCCATCGTGAAACCAGAGTTCTTCTTGGAGTTCAACAAAGCTGTGCAGCAAAAACTGGCGCCGCCTAAAGCCGAGAG CTTCATCCCTGAGATCGATGAGCCCAGTCTCAGTAAACAGGACGTTAACCTTGGAGTGATTCCAGCTCGCAAACAGCTTTTTACTGAGAAGACCTTTGTGTTCCTCAGTGCCAAACAG CTGAATCGTCTGAGTGGAGCCGTGGGTTTTGGAAAAGGAAAGATTCGGCTGCTGGAGGAGGGCGCTCTGCCCCGGGACCTGCTGGAGTCTCCACAAAGCTGTGTGGTCGATGTCACAACAGGCAGCTCCCAAACCCTGCTGTCTTCCTCTGCCACAGAGTGGGCAACCTCAGTGAATAACATTGTTCAAAG AAAAGGCCTTCGGGTCATCACGGAGTCTGAGATCGGATTGGCTGCCATCTTTGCTTCCTGTGACAAGTACTGCAATCCATCCAGTCTACAGCCAGACTCAG agtcTGCACCAAAAGTGACACCCAGAATCCCGAGTGCGTCGCTGTCACAGAGCATGGCGGTGAACGAGACTGTGTTACCGGCTGCCTCACAAAATATCACAGCGTATGCAGTGAACACGGAGCCATTCGAACG GTCGGCTCCATGTAACGTGACAGGGGTGACGGCAGTAAGAGAAACTCCTGAGAAGAAACACGATGGATCCAAAGTCCACGCTGAGAGGATGTCCGCTCCGAGCATCGTGGCTGAAACAATGAGCTCATCGTATAACACTGTTAACAACACTGACTCACAGAGGAAGAAGCCTGAGTCCAAACCGACAG TTGCAGGGCGTAGTGGCATCATGCCCCAACCATCCACTCCCTGGAACAATGGTGGCATGAAGACATTTCCACAGAAGTTGTCTCCTCGGAAACTAAAACCTCCTGCGCAGGTTTCACCACAGAAACAGTCGACTCTGACGAGCTTCTTCCAGTCGTCCAATAAGAAACG GCCTTTGGACGATGATTTCTCTGAGGTTATGTCAGAGGCGAAGCGGTCTGTAAAGGCATCGTCCATCAGCAGGAAGCCGGCACCGAACACCTCAGTGACGTCTAAAGAAACATCTCAGACTCCGCTGGGGTCTGGAGCTCATCTGTTCGCAGGACGGTCGGAGGACAGGGTCTCCCACGCTGCTCAGGAGGAGCCCCAGAGtagaaagaggaaggagatggaaGCAGAGATACAGATGGATGAACTGGAGTCCCTTATGTCCGAAGATATGGATTTCTTTGATGAGCCACCCTCAGGCAAACAAGGGCAGCACGCACAGCCTCAAAGGCAAAGTTCCACTGGACAGAGACAAGGTTTTAATGTGGAGGAGGCTCCATCTTCAAGCAAGAAGCAGCGCGTCCATGCAGAAGACAGTGAGGCCAACAGACGGCCACTGGAAAACCAGTCCGGTTCAAACAAAAACCAGTGCAAACAATCCGAACAGTTTACCGTCTCCATCAAGAAGGAGAATGTTGATccttcagaaaacacaacaactaaTCATGAGTCCATTCAAAGTAACAACGTTCAACATAATACACCGTCTTACATTGAG GATATTGAACTACTCGAAGGAGAGAATTCTGAGCCCAAAGAAGAGACCAAGACGCCTCTGAAAGCAGTCGTCCTTAAACAAGAGGTGCAA GTGTCCCGGGTTGATGAAGGCCTTCCTAAAAAGCTGTTGTTGGTGGAGTTTCGATCTCTCACCATGTCCGCGCCTCCGAAGATCAAACCAAAGCAGATGCTCAGCAACGGCTGCGCAAAGAACTTCAAATGTTTCCGCAAG agCCAAGCTCCAGGTGCAGAGATCTTGCGGCACATCATCTCCGGGTCTGAACTGCTGGTTCACAGCAGGGGCAAGAACTCTGATCTGGACGAATGGCTGAAAGATGCAGCGGAG gaaGAGCTTCAGAGCAGACGGGACGAGACTGTGGGAGACGACCTCTTCAG GTACAACCCTACCAAGCAAACCAAGAGGAGATGA
- the osgin2 gene encoding oxidative stress-induced growth inhibitor 2 — protein sequence MPLLEETTLPQEHPPTVPVVIIGNGPSGICLSYLLSGYKPYLDTATVHPNPILYRKLQETKHLPITEQDLEYLSEGLEGRSGNPVAVLFDTLLHPNADYGYEFPPVLQWRRDKQQHLPHLVLGRATPGGAWHAMEGSMLTISLGIWMELPGVNYRDLTDGKRRDVTSDRATPEEISSYYRNYVQLKGLQKNFVDNTYVTSVQKLCRGHDGQTDEGDVQVGDGRNEGFVGSGVECVDDGGGGVLWEVRGYQQVQNDTHVPFCLFAENVVLATGASDSPIRLGVEGEDLPFVFHSISDLGLAVGRRKLDMNSDPILIVGAGLSAADAVLCACNSNIRVLHVFRKSVDDPDLIFKQLPKTLYPEYHNVYNMMCSQTYTNVATSSAPNRPQTVSIASSVCAKMCPKPQLATGNMAGNASVGLFPDYTSFPEHCVVSLQSDMKCLLQGINSLKAFKISMVLVLIGTNPNLFFLKGQGQYLGQDPTKPISCKQNTIDIHPYTFECTKEPGLFAMGPLVGDNFVRFLKGGALGIASCLLKRLKKKGELISSGGNNFIPDGEESSTRWL from the exons ATGCCTCTCCTGGAAGAGACCACTCTGCCACAAGAGCACCCACCCACAGTCCCTGTTGTCATTATAG GCAACGGGCCATCGGGTATTTGTCTGTCCTACCTGCTGAGTGGATACAAACCCTACCTAGATACAGCAACTGTGCACCCAAACCCAATACTGTACAGGAAACTGCAGGAGACCAAGCACCTACCCATCACTGAACAG GATCTGGAGTATTTGAGTGAAGGTCTTGAGGGGAGGTCAGGGAATCCAGTGGCTGTGCTTTTTGACACACTGCTGCACCCCAATGCTGACTATGGCTATGAGTTCCCTCCTGTCCTTCAGTGGAGGAGGGACAAGCAGCAACACCTCCCACATCTGGTGCTGGGGAGGGCAACACCTGGAGGTGCCTGGCAT GCAATGGAAGGCTCCATGTTGACTATTAGTCTTGGCATCTGGATGGAGCTTCCCGGAGTCAACTACAGAGACTTGACCGATGGGAAACGCAG GGATGTAACCAGTGACAGAGCAACCCCAGAGGAGATCTCATCCTATTACCGTAACTATGTGCAGCTAAAGGGCCTCCAAAAGAATTTTGTTGACAACACCTATGTGACCTCCGTCCAGAAACTCTGCCGGGGGCATGATGGGCAAACTGATGAAGGCGATGTGCAGGTGGGAGATGGTAGAAATGAGGGCTTTGTGGGTAGTGGAGTTGAGTGTGTAGacgatggaggagggggggttctCTGGGAAGTAAGGGGATACCAGCAGGTGCAGAACGACACTCATGTACCCTTCTGTCTATTTGCTGAGAATGTGGTTCTTGCCACTGGTGCGTCAGATTCACCCATTCGATTAGGTGTAGAGGGGGAGGACCTTCCATTTGTGTTCCACAGTATCTCAGACCTGGGGTTGGCTGTAGGCCGGAGAAAGCTGGATATGAACTCTGATCCGATTTTAATTGTAGGTGCCGGCTTAAGTGCTGCAGATGCAGTTTTGTGCGCTTGCAACAGCAACATTCGGGTGCTGCATGTCTTTCGCAAGAGCGTAGATGACCCAGATCTCATCTTCAAacagctgcccaagaccctgtaTCCAGAGTACCACAACGTTTACAACATGATGTGCTCTCAGACCTACACAAATGTGGCCACCTCCTCTGCTCCTAACAGACCCCAGACAGTTAGCATTGCCTCTTCGGTATGTGCCAAGATGTGCCCAAAGCCTCAGCTGGCCACAGGTAATATGGCTGGTAACGCCAGTGTCGGCTTGTTTCCCGACTACACTAGTTTCCCAGAACACTGTGTAGTGTCCCTCCAATCTGACATGAAGTGTTTGCTGCAGGGGATAAACTCCCTCAAGGCATTCAAGATCTCCATGGTCCTGGTGCTGATCGGGACCAACcccaacttgttttttttgaaggGGCAAGGCCAGTACCTGGGTCAGGATCCAACAAAACCCATCTCTTGCAAGCAGAACACCATTGACATCCACCCATACACGTTTGAGTGTACCAAGGAACCAGGTCTATTTGCCATGGGGCCGCTGGTGGGAGACAACTTTGTTCGCTTTTTGAAGGGTGGCGCTCTAGGCATCGCCTCCTGTCTGCTGAAGAGACTCAAGAAGAAAGGAGAGCTCATCAGCAGTGGAGGAAACAACTTCATTCCTGATGGAGAAGAGAGTAGTACACGTTGGTTGTAG